From the Desulfovulcanus ferrireducens genome, one window contains:
- the dut gene encoding dUTP diphosphatase — protein MTKNCKIDVKVKFLSELCSSENFRYATPYSAGIDLRACIDQAQIILEPGDRYAFPTGIAIEITQPGIAGFVFSRSGLGTKEGLVVSQGVGVIDPDYRGEIIVSLLNTSPELRVVSRGQRIAQLVFMPVYTANIVPVNNLTPTQRGAGGFGHTGKI, from the coding sequence ATGACCAAAAATTGCAAAATTGATGTTAAAGTCAAATTTTTGAGTGAACTTTGCTCCAGTGAAAACTTCCGCTATGCCACCCCTTATTCTGCCGGAATTGATCTGCGGGCCTGTATCGACCAGGCTCAAATTATTCTTGAGCCTGGGGACAGATATGCTTTTCCCACTGGCATAGCCATTGAAATCACCCAGCCTGGCATTGCTGGTTTTGTTTTTTCCAGAAGTGGTCTAGGCACAAAGGAAGGGCTGGTTGTTAGCCAGGGAGTCGGGGTTATTGACCCGGATTATCGTGGAGAAATAATTGTCTCTCTTCTCAATACCTCGCCGGAACTAAGAGTCGTGTCCAGGGGCCAGCGCATAGCTCAATTGGTGTTTATGCCTGTTTATACGGCAAATATTGTTCCCGTAAACAATCTAACTCCTACCCAGAGAGGCGCTGGGGGATTTGGGCACACCGGCAAAATATAA